The genome window GCCGTGGCGCCGATCACCTGCCGGGCCATGATCGAGGATGAAGCCTGGCCCAGTGCACAGGCTTTGACGTCATGGGCGAAATCGGACACAACGCCATCTTGCATCTTGAGGTCGACGGTAACGGTCGAACCACAGAGTTTTGAATGGGCGGTTGCCGTGGCATCCGGATCTTGCAGACGGCCAAGCCGCTGGATATTCCCGGCAAATTCCAGAATGCGCGCGTTGTAAACGTCGTTGATCATGACGGATGTCCGTTGTTCGACACAGTGTTCATCGCAAACGCGTCATTGTGCATCGCTTTGACCCTATGAATCCCGAATTCAATCTCTATATAGTATGGGAGTGACCAAGCACAAAGTCGCATAGAACTAAATTATGCGATGAGTTAATGTGTTGGTCAGGCGTGGACGAGTAACTCACGTCAGCATCAATACACCGTCCGTCCTTAGGGAACGACTATCGTGTATTGCCGTTTAACTCGTCGCTCCTTTGAGGGCGGCTACGGGAGATCGCGATGGATGCGGTAATCAAGAACTTGCAGTCAGCGGCTGTTAAGCAGAACAACACTCGGCGCCCAACTCAGGAAGAAGCAGAAGCAGCGGTACGCACGCTGTTACTCTGGGCGGGCGACGATCCGGAGCGCGAAGGCCTTCTCGACACCCCTGAGCGGGTGGTAAAGGCCTATAAGGAACTGTTCTCCGGCTATTCGCAGAACCCGGCCGATGTCCTTGGCCGTACGTTCGAGGAAATCGCCGGATATGAGGACATTGTCCTCATCCAGGATATTCCGTTCTTCTCGCATTGCGAGCACCATATGGTGCCGATCATCGGCAAGGCGCATGTTGCCTATCTGCCGGATGGCGAGAAGGTTGTCGGCTTGTCGAAAATTGCCCGCGTTGTCGATATCTATGCACATCGCCTGCAAACGCAGGAGGCCATGACGGCGCAGATCGCCAATGCCATCCAGGACTCGCTGCAGCCGCGTGGTGTCGCGGTGATGATCGAGGCGGAGCATATGTGCATGTCCATGCGCGGTATCCGCAAATCGGGTTCGACGACAACGACGACGACCTTCACCGGTGCCTACAAGATCGATGTCAACGAGCAAGTACGGTTCATGACCCTCGTCAAAGGCCGGTAATTCCAGAATTGGTATTGATGAGTTCCTTTTCCGATTCGCTTAGCGACAAGCATGAAAACGAAGAAGGCGCGGTGTTCGCACCGCGCTTTGACGCGTCCGGGCTGGTGACGACAGTTGTCACCGATGCAAGGGATGGACACTTGCTCATGGTCGCACACATGAATGCCGAAGCACTGCGCCTGACGCTTGCGACCGGGATCGCGCATTACTGGTCGCGCTCGCGCAAATCGCTGTGGAAGAAGGGCGAAACCTCCGGAAATCTGCAGACGGTTGTCGAAATGCGCACCGACTGCGATCAGGATGCGTTGTGGCTTAAAGTAACAGTCGCCGATGACGGTCCTACATGCCACACGGGCCGCCGGTCATGCTTTTATCGACAGATCGTGACAACCGACGGAACATCTTCGCTCGTCATGACTTCTGAAATGACTAGCACCTCATAAGTCATTAGCGATCTCTTAATCCTATTTCGTTGGTTGGCTAAGCGGCCACAATTACGCAATATTCATCCTTGAACACTAGTATCGTAAGTCATGCAGGGGATATTGAAACAGTACGAGTTCAGGAGTGTAGGCCATGCTCGAATGGGCATCGCGCCGATTGCGCGCGGCAGAACCGATCGGGATCAGTGATAATCTGGACGTGCCAGTAACCACGCCGGAGAAGCCGCGTGACAGCAAGACGCCTATTGCCCTGGCGCTTGGCGGCGGTGCCGCACGCGGATGGGCACACATCGGTGTCCTACGCGCATTGGACGAAGCAGGCATCGAGATTTCCATGATTGCCGGCACATCGATCGGCGCCCTCGTTGGCGGCTGTTATCTTGGCGGCAAGCTCGATCAGCTGGAAGAATTCGCACGCAGCCTGACCAAACGCGGCATCTTCAGCCTGCTTGACCTGCGATTCGGCGGCAATGGCCTGTTTGGCGGCATGAAGCTCGATCGCCGCCTGCGCGAGCATCTGGAAGAACTGTCGATTGATAATCTATCCAAACGGTTCATTGCGGTCTGTACCGAGATCAATACGGGCCATGAGATCTGGCTGACGCGCGGCAGCCTGATCACCGCGATGCGGGCTTCCTATGCCCTGCCCGGCGTGTTCGAGCCTGTCGAATGCAATGGCCGCACGCTTGTGGATGGGGCCCTGGTCAATCCGGTTCCGGTTTCGGTCTGCCGTTCCTACGAACAGCCTTTGGTTGTCGCCGTCAATCTGCACTATGACCAGTTTGGCCGCGCTGCCGTCATCAAGCATGCAGCGGAAGCTCCCCATGCGCAGACAAGTGATGGCGAGGCGGTGGCTTCGCGCTTCGGATCCGGATATTCCAAACGCCTGGGCATTACCGGCGTCATGATGGAATCGTTCAACATCATCCAGGACCGGATTTCGCGCGCCCGCATGGCGGGTGATCCGCCAGATATCATGCTGATGCCGAAAATCGGCCATGTGGGACTCGCCGAGTTTCACCGCGCCGACGAAGCGATCAAACTCGGCTATGAAGAAACGATGGCGCGCGTCGGTGAACTCGAGCGCATGCAGAAGCTCGTCTTCTAGAAGCCTCCGACCGAGGCAATCAACTCAGGCAGTTGCGATATAGCTTCGAATCTCCTCGGATTCGCGTTCCACTTCCTCGATGCGAAGCTTGACGACGTCGCCGATCGATACGATGCCGTGCAAACGCCCGTCCTTTTCGACCGGCAAATGGCGGAACCGGCCGCGTGTCATCATTTCCATGACCTGGTTGACCGTATGCCTTTCACTGCAGACGCTCACCTTGATCGTCATAATTTCCGAAATCGGCTTCCAGAGTACGTCGCTGCCGTCGGCGGCAAGCGCCCTGACCACGTCACGCTCGGACAAGATGCCTTTGATGGCCTTGTTCTGATCGCAAATGACAATTGCACCGATCTTGTGCTTTGCCAGCATCGTGATGGCATCGCCCAGCGTCGTTTCCGGATTCGTGCTGAATACGTCGTAGCCTTTACGTTCCAGAATCAATTTGACTGTCATGTACATCCTCCTTGCACATTGGCCTCCAGACCTTCGGCATCCCCAAACTACATCCGATGGTCCAATTCATGGTGCGCGTATGTTGCGCTTATTGCAACCGCTTTGCAATTATACCAGCAGTTCAGGATCTATTCGACTGTCATCACGCCGGTCGAACAAGGAAATACCGAAAAAGCCAACAAAAAAGCCACCAATATGGGCTTCCCAGGCGATTGTTGCCGAACTGTCGACGCCGACAGACAGAAGTCCGGTGAGGATGTTGGTGACGAACCAGACCCCCAGAAACACCAGAACCGTCCGCATCCGCAGCGCTACACCGATGGGCAGGATGTCACCGACAAATGCTGCGGAATTGCGCAATGTCGAGCGGCGGAAGCCGAAGCGCGCTGCTGCACCCATCATGCCTGAAACAGCGCCCGATGCGCCGACCAAAGGCGCTGTACTGTCCGGATAGACTGCGAAATGCGTCATCACCGCAGCTACGGATGTCACGATCCAGAACAACGCCATGCGAAGCGGGCCAATGCGCGCGGCAAGCGGTGAGCCGAAGGCGGCGAGCCAGATCATGTTGAGCGCGATATGGGCGACGCTGCCATGCAGGAGCGAATAGGTGACGGTCGTCAGCAAGGCGGCGGGCGAATAAAACCCGCCATATTGCGAGAACCGGGCAGGAATGAAGGCGAAATTCCACAGAAAAACGCTGCCCTGCTCATCATTCAACACGTAGGCTTCGAGAACAAAGAGTATCCCGCATATGGCCATGATGGCCAGGATGACACCCGGAATATTGAAGACCGGCTCGTTGCCGGAGGAATGATTGCGGACGTCCACTGGGTTGTTCATTCGTTCTTTCGCAGCCTTCGCACTTGCCGATGCGGCACGCTAGCCGGTTATCGAGCCGCAAGCAAAGGCCGAACGCGCCGAAAAATCGTCAAACAGAAAGAAGGCCGTTCAGTGATGCTGAACGGCCTGAATTCAGGGATATTTGGACATGTGAACTTTCGGGAGTGTTGTCTCACACTCGACGCCCCACCTCAATCGAAACCAATTATTAACCTTAATCGGGTGCCGCGGTGGACGCGCCCGCATCATCTGTGGCGCCAGCGTTTCGTCGGTGCCAGAGTCCTGTCCGCACGACGAGTCCCAGAGCATGGCCAGTCCTGCCAAGTGTCCGAAAGCAGATGAATCCTATGCGGCATGATGCAACAAGCGAGTTTTTCGCCTATTGGAACAGGCTGCGCGGAACCCGTGCAGCGCCGGAGCGGAGGGAAATCGCCCCCGCTGCGATCGGTCCTCACCTCTCCGATACCTTTATCCTGCAGGCGACCGGGTTGGGTGAACCACGATTTCGTCTCGCAGGTACCCGTATCTGCTCCGTCTATGGTGCGGAGCTGAAGGGCCTGTCCTTTGCCTCGCTCTGGCATATAAAGGACAGAAGCAACATCTCCCGCCTCGTCAAGAATTGCATGACGAGCAAGACGGTGGTTCAGCTCAACTACGAAGGCAAAAGCACACGCGGTCGCAAGGCACTGTTTAATTTGATTCTTGTGCCACTCGCCAGTGAGGCCAATGAACGGCATCTCATGGGGATGATCGTGGCGCTTGGCAGGCCGTTCTGGCTGGAATCAGATGCGATTGTCGAAAACCGGATCCAGTCGGTCTCGGTCATCGACCCGCGCCATCCAGCGCGCGCTCCCCTTGGAGATCCGGTACACACAGGATCGGAGAGCGCCAATTCAACCGCCCTACCCCTGGCGCGAACAATCATCAGCCGCAAGGTCCGACATTTGCGCGTGTTCGATGGCGGAAAAATCATCGATTAGGTTAGCAATTTATGATCAACCTGTGGTTGCCGTTACCTTGGCGTTAAGACTTGTGACCTAGTCTGAACACATCAAACTCTGTCGATTCCGCCATCTGGACAGCTTTCATGCAATTACACCGTGACGATTCGAGCTCGAACCCCGCCGCCACGGGCAAGTACTATAGTGTGAAGGTGCAGCTTTATGGCCGCTTCATGCTGGAAGACCGCACCGAACATGTCTGCCAGATCGAGGAAATGTCGCCGGGCGATGTTGTGATTACCACGGATGTGATGGCGAACAATGGCGAGCGGGTCATCGCCTATATCGATCATATCGGCCGGGTCGAAGGCATTATAGAGCGCCTTGTCCGCGGCGGATTTCTTCTTTCCCTGACCGCTTCAGATCGCAAGAAGAACAAGATTGCCGCGCAGCTGACATGGCTTGCGAACAAGCATGAGCTGGATATGCCGGAAGACCGGCGCCACCAGCGCATTGCGCCTCGCAATCCCATCACCACCTTGTCGATGGCCGACGGGCGCCAATATCCGTGCCGGATCATCGATCTGTCCATTTCCGGTGCGGCCGTGGAAATTCGCATGCGCCCTGCCCTGAACAGCCAGGTTATTCTCGGTTCCATGCGCGGACGCGTCGTCCGGCACTTCGAGGAAGGCATCGCAATCGAATTTGCGACCGTTCAGAGCCGCGAAGCCATCGACATCGCGTTCGAACACTGACCTGTTCAATCCAATGATTCCGGCTCGAATGTCATGAGGTATTCACACAGAACGCCGATGAACGCCTCAGCTTTGGCTCAGCATCATCGGCCCGGACATGAAACAGCTTTATCCCGAGATCGCACCTTCCGACAGCGGCCTGCTTGATGTGGGTGACGGCAACCGTATGTACTGGGCAGTTTTCGGCGATCCGGATGGAATGCCAGCCGTCGTCCTTCATGGCGGACCGGGATCTGGCCATTCCGTCAGATCGACGCGCCTTTTCGACCCTGCGGCATACCGGATTATTGTCTTCGATCAGCGAGGATGTGGTCGAAGCACGCCACATGCCAGCGATCCAGCTATCGATCTCTCAGTCAACACAACTGCTCATCTGTTGGGTGACCTGGAATGCCTGCGCCAATATCTCGGTGTCGATCGATGGCTCGTGTTCGGCGTCTCCTGGGGATGCACGTTAGGACTTGCCTATGCCATGCAAAATCGTGACCGGGTGGCAGCGCTTGTCCTCGCCGGTGTGACGACAACCCGCCGCTCGGAGATCGATTGGTTATACCGGCAACTGGCTCCGCTCTTCCCCGAGCAATGGAAGCGATTTCGAAGTGGCGTACCGGAGCACGAACGTGACGGCGATCTTGTTGCCGCTTACTACCACCTTTTGAAACATCCCGATCCCACCATATGCGCCAAGGCAGCTGAAGACTGGCACGATTGGGAAGCAGCATCGATTTCCATTGATCCAAACGCCAAGCCGTCGCCGAAGTGGTCAGATGCTACATACCGGATGGCGCGGGCGCGCATCGTCACACACTACTTTCATCACAATGCGTGGCTGGAAGACGGAATTCTCTTGAAGCAAGCCAGTAGTCTCAATGGAATTCCCGGCGTTATGGTGCAAGGGCGGCTTGATCTCGAGGCGCCGCTGGTGACAGCGTGGGAACTCTCGCAGGTCTGGAAAGATGGTGAGCTTGTTGTTGTGAACAATGCCGGCCATTCCCCTTCAGACCCGGGTATGAGCGAGGCAATCATCGCTGCAACGGATCGTTTTGCGAGACATGACTAGCGCATAGGACCAATTTTGGTTCTGTTTTCGATAAATTTTAGGCAGCCATTTCATATCGCGGATATTTTTTGACCAAAAAGCCACGAAATTCTGGCGAGGCAGTCGCAATGCACTGACAGGCATTAAGGCATCATAAATCACATAATATTCCGAGAAACGAATGCTTAAGTCTCTTTTTCTTCAACAACTTCAATAATAACTGCATTTAAATAAAATAGTAATAGTTATTAATACATAGTTATATTCTAATTAGTTTATTTTTTGCTACTGATTTGATTCATATTTACTGATCGACATTTCCGCTCGATCAAACTCTCTCTGTCATTGTCGCCTCAACCGGGGAGACGACGGGATGATAAAAAAGACAATTTTGCTTGGGGCGGCCCTTCTTTTCATGTGCATGACCGCACAGGCCGATCCAAGTGCGTCGAGCGGAACATTCATGAAGACAGGCCGACGCACGTCGCAGCCGATCGGACATTATGAATTCTGCCAGACCTATAAGAACGAATGCAATGTAAAGAGCACCGACAACAAGGCGGCTTCGCTGACATCAAAGACCTGGAGCCTCCTGGTTCAGGTCAACAGCAGCGTCAACAGCAAGATTCAGCCGGCGACCGACATGGATATCTGGGGCAAGGCGGAAGTCTGGTCCTATCCGACGACTGTCGGCGATTGCGAGGATTATGTTCTGCTCAAGCGGAAAATGCTCAACGAGAGCGGGATACCGCTCAGCGATTTGTTGATCACAGTCGTGCGACAGATGAATGGCGAAGGACATGCAGTCCTCACCGTCCGCACGGATCGCGGCGACTATGTGCTCGACAATCTGGAACCACGCATCAAGCCGTGGAATGAGACCAATTACGATTACCTGAAGCGTCAGGCGACAAACAATACCGGCGCATGGGTCTCGATCAATGATGACCGTCAGGTTCTGGTTGGCAGTATCGAAGCGCAATAAGCCGTCATACGAGGAATGCAGAAGCCGGTCCTGGAAACAGGGCCGGCTTTTGTCTATCAGTCGATCTCCATGCCGCGCAGGAAGCGCCGGCCGTTTTCGACATAATGCACGGCGGACAGTCTCAGTTGCTCAATGGCCACGTCGTCGAGCGTCCGCACGACCCTTGCCGGCGAGCCTACGATCAATGAATTATCCGGAAATTCCTTGCGCTCTGTCACGAGCGCCCCGGCGCCGACCAGCGAGTTTTTGCCGATCCTTGCGCCGTTGAGAACGATGGCGCCGATGCCGATCAGCGAATTCTCACCGATCGTGCAGCCATGGAGCATAGCCCGGTGACCGATGGTACATCCCTCGCCGATGGTGAGCGGATAGCCCATATCGGTGTGCATCACCGTATGCTCCTGGACATTCGTATTGCGGCCGACATGGATCAGCTCGTTGTCGCCGCGCAGCACAGCGCCGAACCAGATACCGGCATTTTCTCCAAGGAAGACTTTGCCAATCAACGTCGCATCCGGCGCGATCCAGTTCGACTCACGGTCCTCGAATTGCGGTGCATGTCCATCCAGCGTAAATATCGGCATTGCATCTCCCCAGATTCTGTATCCGCCGAACCTTAGCGAACTGCTGGAAGGTTGGCGAGATCACCTCACCCACGGCATCTTCAGGTTCAATTAACCATAAATCAGCACTCTGCGCGTTAGATTGAATCGATCACCCATCGGCGTTCGGAAGGTTCATGCAGTCTTCGACACACAGGATAGAGCCGATTGCAGGCAGCTCATCCCTGCAGCGCATCTTCTATTGTGTGGCAGCGCTCGCAGTTCTGTCGCTGGGCCTTGCTGCTGCCGGCCGCTTCCTTGGCCACGGCATTTCGCTGGGCGGGCATACGGAAGACACGACCCTTCAGGAAATTGTCATTGGCAACACTGTGCTGGCGCTCCCTGCCAATATGATACGTTTCGACAGACAGCGGCGAGGCGGTGTCGCAGAGCGTGTCGATATCTATTTGCACTGGCCTGACATGCAAGGCTACCGACCAGAGTTCATTCAGGATTTCAATGGTTCCGGCCCGGAAAAACGGCTGTTGTTCGTGACCTTCGAGCCACGTGCCATCTCCCAGGACATGTCAGACCGCTATGGTCCGATCTACAGCACGTTGACGGATGGGCCCGGCGTCAAGGGTCCGGCCGGTTTGACCATTCAGACGCTTCAAACCGAGAGTGGATTTGTCAATGAGGAGCTGATTGTCTCGCCGCAGCGCGCAGGAAAAGCGCCATTCGTGGCGCGCTGCCTCGATATCGAAACATCCAGGAACAACCTTGCATCATGTCAGCGGGATATTTTTGTCGGTGAAGATCTTCAACTAACCTATCGCTTTCCAAGGGAAATGCTGAACGATTGGCAGCAGATCGACCTGCAAATGCAGGCGTTTGCCCAAGCCCATATCAAGGGGCTGAAGTGACGCCGGTACGGCGTCACTCAAAACGGTCGAGCTGATCAGAGATCCATCTCGAGGATGGCCATGGAGAAATTGTAGGAGAGCTCGCCCTCGTCTTCATCCTTGTAGATCAGGCCGAGGAATTCATCGCCGAGATAAAGTTCGGCTGAATCGTCCTTGCGCGGCCGAGCCTTCACAGTGAGTTCCGTGTTTCTGAATGTGCGCTTGAAATAGCTGTCGAGTTTTTTCAGTTCTTCGGGTTTCACTTGAGGTCTCCTGTCGTAATTGGCTAGCGGCTTTTGGCATGCGAAAGTCCGCCCTGTAAAGGGCAGATTGCAACCGTGCTGCCGCGTGGAGACCTCTGCGGCCGCCTTTAATCGAAGTTGGTGACGAGCTGGTCCATGGCGCGGGAGGGTTCAGCGCAGCCTGTCTCACCGACAATCCGGGCGGGAACCCCAGCGACGGTGATATTGTGCGGGACCGGCTTAAGAACGACCGACCCGGCAGCGACTTTCGAGCAATGACCGATTTCGATATTGCCAAGAATCTTTGCCCCGGCTCCGATCAGCACGCCATGACGGATCTTCGGATGACGATCGCCGGATTCTTTGCCGGTGCCGCCAAGTGTAACGCCCTGCAGGATAGAAACATTGTCTTCGATGACGGCGGTCATACCGACGACAATGCCGGTCGCATGGTCAAAGAACACGCCCTGGCCCATTGGCACCTGCGGATGAATATCCGTCTGGAAAACAGAGGACGAACGGCTTTGCAGATAGAGCGCAAAATCCTTGCGGCCTTCGTTCCACAGCCAGTGAGCAAGGCGATGGGTCTGGATTGCCTGGAAGCCCTTGAAATAAAGGATAGGCTCGATGAACCGGGTGCAGGCCGGATCGCGGTCGTAGACGGCCTGGATATCAACCCGCAGGATTTGCGACCAGGACGGGTTTGCTTCCAGCATCGCCGTAAAGGTTTGCCGCAACAGTTCCGACTCCATATCCGGGTGATCGAGACGCTGGGAAATCCGGTGGATCACCGCCTCTTCCAGTGACTGATGATTGAGGATCGTCGTGTAGAGGAACGTCGCCAGGAGCGGTTCGTTACGGATCGTCTCTTCGGCTTCCGCACGAATGGAAAGCCAAATCGGATCCATCTGCTTGACCGATCCGGTCATTTTTATCGGACTGCTAGCGGACATTTCCTACTCCGGGCATTTGGCCAAAATTCGTGCTCTAGAATTCAGCATACGGCAAAAATGATTGCTTGACACTCCAATTTCCAGAGCCCTCAGGCAAGAAATTTTGAAGCAATGATCGATTTGCCTGAATATCACGGTCTCATTGAAGAGTTGCCATAGCTCATGCAGCACTGTCGTGCAAGGAACGAACAGGTGGACGACCATGTTCCCTTGCCCGTGTCAGATCGCAATTGGCTGATTATTTGCTCACAGCGGATGGCGCTTGAGGAAGTCCAGGACAGCCTGCTTGAACACCTTGTCGCCAACGGCAAGCATATGATCGCGATTGGGGATATCGATTGCCTCGCCCTGCGGCATCAATTCCGCAAGCCGGTGCGGACTTCCGCCAATATCGTCCTTCGTGCCCACGGCGACGAGCGCGGGCTGGGTTATCCGCGCCATGTTTTCGGCGCTGATCTCTTCCTTGGACGTGATCACGCAGGCGGCCAGCGCAATCTTGTCGCTCTTGGTCTTGTCAGCAAACATGCGGAACATCTTGCCACGCGGGTGAGAGATTGCCTCCGGATCATCCGCCATGAGCGCTTCGGCGATCGGCGACCAGTCGCCGGCGCCTTCGACCATGCCGATGCCGAGGCCACCAAAAACCAGGTCGTGAACCCGTTGGGGATGTTGCAGCGCCAGGAATGCACTGATGCGGGCGCCCATGGAATAGCCCATGACATGGGCGGTCTGGATGCCAAGGTGGTCGAGCAGAGCAGCGGCATCACCCGCCATCAGGGTTGGCGTGTAGACCGACTTATCGTGCGGCTTGTCTGATTGGCCATGGCCGCGATTGTCGATCGCAATGGTCCGGTACCCCGCCGCAGTCAGCGTCGGTATCCAGCCGGGCTGCACCCAATTGTAGAACGCCGATGATGCAAAGCCATGGATGAGCAGGACGGGTTCGCCCTCGCCTTCGTCGAGATAAGCGAGCTTCAATCCGTCATTGTCGAAAAACTGCATGTCCTGGCCTTGCTAGTGCCCGATGGCTTCAATAGCGGGATGCCGCACCTTGTCACCAATTGTCAAGCCGAGGCGTTTTGCCGTTCCCGCTTTTACCTCCACAACAAAACGAACGGGACCGCCCGAAGAGATGGTGGAGCGGGAAAACGGGACCGCATTTTCGCGAATGGCGGATGTGCGGCCCTTTTCATCGAGGAAGAGCATATCGAGGGCTGACGGCGTATTCTCCATCCACATGGTGACCAGGCGGGTGTCATCGAAGATGAACAGCATCGCGCTGTTGTCCTTCAAATCCTTGCGGAACATCAGGCCGCGCTCGCGCTCCTCATTCGTGTCGGCAATCTCAACGCGAAACGGCACATCGCCCTTGGCCGTATTGACGGTCAGCGGCGCAGGGTCGATGGCAAGGTGCATGGGCGCCTGATCGAGCGCTAATGCCGGAATTATCGAAAATAGGAGAAAAACCATACCGGCCAGAACTGATTTCAGGCGGGACATCGTTGGGTCTTCAGTGCGAAGACGGCAGCTGCGTGCCGATATCCGGATGAATTTCGGAAGCCATCAGGCCCTTGTCGCCATGGCCGAAGCGGATCAGCACGACCTGTCCCGGACGCAGCTCGGTCAGGCCGAAATGGCGGAGTGTTTCCATATGGATGAAAATATCCTCGGTACCCTCGCCGCGCGTGAGGAAACCGAAACCCTTGGTGCGGTTGAACCACTTGACCAGAACGCGCTCGAGCCCGCTCGACGGCGTCACCGTGACGTGGGTGCGCACCGGCGGCATTTCCGTCGGATGAACCGCGGTCGAGTTGTCCATGGACTTGACGTGGAAACACTGCATACCGCGTTCGCCCTGCTTGACTTCGCAGACGACGCGCGCGCCTTCAAGTGCGGTTTGGAAACCATCGCGCCGCAGACAGGTAACGTGGAGAAGGATGTCAGGAAGATCAGTGTTGTCAGGCACGATGAAGCCGTAACCCTTGGCCACGTCAAACCATTTTATCGCGCCCGCAACCTCGATGAGGTCCAAATCGTCTCTTAGACCTTCGTCATCGGGGGAACGCTGGGCTGATACTGGTCTGTCCGA of Phyllobacterium zundukense contains these proteins:
- a CDS encoding DUF192 domain-containing protein → MSRLKSVLAGMVFLLFSIIPALALDQAPMHLAIDPAPLTVNTAKGDVPFRVEIADTNEERERGLMFRKDLKDNSAMLFIFDDTRLVTMWMENTPSALDMLFLDEKGRTSAIRENAVPFSRSTISSGGPVRFVVEVKAGTAKRLGLTIGDKVRHPAIEAIGH
- a CDS encoding cold-shock protein, with protein sequence MSDRPVSAQRSPDDEGLRDDLDLIEVAGAIKWFDVAKGYGFIVPDNTDLPDILLHVTCLRRDGFQTALEGARVVCEVKQGERGMQCFHVKSMDNSTAVHPTEMPPVRTHVTVTPSSGLERVLVKWFNRTKGFGFLTRGEGTEDIFIHMETLRHFGLTELRPGQVVLIRFGHGDKGLMASEIHPDIGTQLPSSH
- a CDS encoding alpha/beta fold hydrolase, yielding MQFFDNDGLKLAYLDEGEGEPVLLIHGFASSAFYNWVQPGWIPTLTAAGYRTIAIDNRGHGQSDKPHDKSVYTPTLMAGDAAALLDHLGIQTAHVMGYSMGARISAFLALQHPQRVHDLVFGGLGIGMVEGAGDWSPIAEALMADDPEAISHPRGKMFRMFADKTKSDKIALAACVITSKEEISAENMARITQPALVAVGTKDDIGGSPHRLAELMPQGEAIDIPNRDHMLAVGDKVFKQAVLDFLKRHPL